One region of Flavobacterium sp. KACC 22763 genomic DNA includes:
- a CDS encoding ATP-binding cassette domain-containing protein codes for MKKHILEISGIQKSFNDKLLLSDIYLKLETGQIIGLFGRNGSGKSTLLKIIFGIVPALDKSIFINGISKNNSSVLLNEISYLHQNQFIPNHFSVFQTIRLSVDKQKIFVFCEDDFLKPLLNQKIKDLSFGELRYLQIKLMFFNQSKFVLLDEPFSGLSPKMIEIVMLLIKENSEEKGIILTDHNYKSVIGIATDLRMLKEGKLRVINKKAELISEGYLANSTIF; via the coding sequence TTGAAAAAGCATATTCTTGAAATAAGTGGTATTCAAAAAAGTTTTAATGATAAATTATTGCTTTCAGATATTTATTTGAAATTGGAAACGGGTCAAATAATTGGTCTATTTGGTAGAAATGGCTCTGGAAAATCTACATTATTGAAGATTATATTTGGGATAGTGCCTGCTTTAGATAAAAGTATTTTTATTAACGGAATTTCAAAGAATAATTCTTCTGTGTTGTTAAATGAAATTAGTTATCTACATCAAAACCAATTTATTCCAAATCATTTTTCGGTTTTTCAAACCATTCGGTTGTCTGTCGATAAACAAAAAATATTTGTTTTTTGCGAAGATGATTTTTTAAAACCTCTCTTGAATCAAAAAATTAAGGATTTGTCTTTTGGAGAATTACGTTATCTTCAGATTAAATTGATGTTTTTTAATCAATCAAAATTTGTATTGCTGGATGAACCGTTTAGTGGTTTATCTCCAAAAATGATTGAGATTGTAATGCTATTAATTAAAGAAAATTCTGAAGAAAAAGGAATAATCCTTACCGATCATAATTATAAAAGTGTGATAGGAATTGCAACAGATCTAAGAATGTTAAAGGAGGGTAAGTTGCGGGTAATCAATAAAAAAGCCGAACTTATCAGTGAAGGTTATCTGGCAAATTCGACAATTTTTTAG
- a CDS encoding alpha/beta fold hydrolase gives MKTLLYKNTKISYSDSGTGNTIVLLHGFLENKKMWKDYVDFFSEKYRVVTIDLLGHGESEPLGYVHEMEDNANAVNEVLEYLKIEKATIVGHSMGGYVGLAFAELYPQKIQKLVLLNSTSKEDSAEKKLNRTRAIKAVKQNYVSFVSLAIANLFSENNRTRLAKEIEEVKTEALKTPLQGIIASQEGMKIRKDREWLLKENRFPVLLILGKKDPVLNYEESLSQIEDTTAELISFEDGHMSQIENKEELKTALSHFFE, from the coding sequence TTGAAAACGCTTTTATATAAAAATACTAAAATATCATACTCAGATTCGGGAACTGGAAACACAATAGTTTTACTTCATGGTTTTCTGGAAAACAAAAAAATGTGGAAAGATTATGTTGATTTTTTCTCAGAAAAATATCGAGTAGTCACCATCGATTTATTAGGCCACGGCGAATCTGAACCATTGGGTTATGTTCACGAAATGGAAGATAATGCCAATGCAGTAAATGAAGTTTTGGAATATTTAAAAATTGAAAAAGCTACAATTGTTGGACATTCGATGGGTGGTTATGTTGGCTTGGCTTTCGCCGAATTGTATCCGCAGAAAATTCAGAAATTGGTTTTATTAAATTCAACTTCAAAAGAAGACAGCGCGGAGAAAAAACTAAACAGAACTCGAGCAATTAAAGCCGTAAAACAAAACTACGTTAGCTTTGTAAGTTTAGCAATTGCTAATTTATTCAGCGAAAATAATAGAACACGATTAGCGAAAGAAATAGAAGAAGTAAAAACTGAAGCCTTGAAAACACCTTTACAAGGAATTATTGCTTCTCAAGAAGGTATGAAAATCAGAAAAGATAGAGAATGGCTTTTAAAAGAAAACCGTTTTCCAGTTTTATTGATTCTAGGCAAAAAAGATCCTGTTTTAAACTACGAAGAAAGCCTTTCGCAAATCGAGGACACAACTGCAGAATTAATTTCTTTTGAGGACGGACACATGAGCCAAATAGAAAACAAAGAAGAATTAAAAACAGCTTTGTCACATTTCTTTGAATAA
- a CDS encoding DUF5018 domain-containing protein — protein MKTKINLFAIFFFASLLMTSCVSEASLSGDNTIQSFSITKESVTKEFPIEGNSINGIVESTFELENISLEISIPKGANINPDPATIKSINGPLTFVVTAENGDVKSYLADIRREPSTDNFILELNVKTPNLVLSADINNERGLITKRIPEINDLKNLDVELKFSKHATITPDPKTIKDYSEPVNFTVKSESGAEKIYQVKLEYMNNYISRSCSESNASKWFGGDNRTNAPDILPFDRNIGTGQTVIVDKNLVPSTFRIHLQEGFVYYEGRQKYNKPVTLKLIVKDANRNILATTTTEVSESFNGGFIPFDLQALNLYLEANKKYSFYWYLVDGEKLGIYAASSANTKAGDGFCFTSGYSGESRISKKNSLEDANVWFDHDWHFNIELEGKE, from the coding sequence ATGAAAACTAAAATTAATCTCTTTGCAATTTTCTTTTTTGCCTCCCTTTTAATGACATCTTGCGTATCAGAAGCAAGTTTAAGTGGCGATAATACAATTCAATCTTTTAGCATAACAAAAGAAAGTGTTACCAAAGAATTTCCAATTGAAGGCAACTCGATAAATGGTATCGTAGAAAGTACATTCGAACTAGAAAACATAAGTTTAGAAATTTCAATTCCTAAAGGCGCAAATATAAACCCAGATCCAGCAACAATTAAGTCTATTAATGGGCCACTGACTTTTGTAGTTACGGCAGAAAATGGAGATGTAAAAAGTTACTTGGCCGACATAAGAAGAGAGCCAAGTACTGATAATTTTATCTTAGAATTGAATGTGAAAACTCCAAATTTGGTATTGAGTGCTGATATTAATAATGAAAGAGGATTAATAACCAAAAGAATCCCTGAAATTAATGATCTTAAAAATTTGGATGTAGAATTAAAGTTTTCAAAACATGCAACTATAACGCCAGATCCTAAAACGATAAAAGATTATTCTGAGCCAGTAAATTTTACTGTTAAATCAGAATCTGGGGCAGAAAAAATCTACCAAGTAAAATTAGAGTATATGAATAATTACATATCTAGATCATGTTCTGAATCAAATGCATCAAAATGGTTTGGTGGAGATAATAGAACAAATGCTCCAGATATTTTACCTTTCGATAGAAATATTGGAACTGGGCAAACTGTAATAGTTGATAAAAATTTAGTTCCTTCTACTTTTAGAATTCACCTTCAGGAAGGATTTGTATATTATGAAGGTAGACAAAAATATAATAAACCAGTAACTTTGAAATTAATTGTCAAGGATGCAAATCGTAATATTTTAGCCACTACAACTACAGAGGTTTCTGAGTCTTTTAATGGAGGATTTATTCCGTTTGATCTGCAAGCGCTAAATCTTTATTTAGAAGCTAATAAGAAATATAGTTTTTATTGGTATTTAGTTGACGGAGAAAAATTAGGTATTTATGCAGCTAGTTCAGCTAACACTAAAGCTGGAGATGGATTCTGTTTTACCAGTGGTTATTCTGGAGAGTCTAGAATTAGTAAAAAAAATAGTCTAGAAGATGCAAATGTTTGGTTTGACCATGATTGGCATTTTAATATAGAATTGGAAGGAAAAGAATAA
- a CDS encoding alpha/beta fold hydrolase gives MKKIFLIGFLFIASNIFAQAEGFALNSDGSKTYYKTFGKGEPLLIINGGPGMNSNGFEDMAKVLGESQQTIIYDQRGTGKSKLSKLDAKTISMKIMADDIESLRKHLKIKKWNILGHSFGGMLGSYYATIYPNSINKLVLSSSGGIDLSLLKGPNLIESSLSQIEKDSMNYWNDKIEKGDTSHKARLGRGRAMAPAYVYDQKFIPIIAERLTQGNSTINSLLWSDMQKMNFDCKSKLKNFKNPVLIIQGKEDIISNEIGELAKQTFPNSKLILLEHSKHYGWLDAREKYFSDINSFLKS, from the coding sequence ATGAAAAAGATTTTTCTTATTGGCTTTTTATTCATTGCTTCAAATATTTTTGCTCAGGCTGAAGGTTTTGCGCTGAATAGTGATGGAAGTAAAACCTATTACAAAACATTCGGAAAAGGCGAACCGCTTTTAATTATAAATGGAGGCCCTGGAATGAACAGTAATGGTTTTGAAGATATGGCGAAAGTTCTGGGCGAAAGCCAGCAAACGATTATTTACGACCAAAGAGGAACCGGAAAATCGAAACTTTCAAAATTAGACGCCAAGACCATTTCTATGAAAATAATGGCCGATGATATTGAATCCTTAAGAAAACATCTTAAAATTAAAAAATGGAATATTCTCGGACATTCTTTTGGCGGAATGCTCGGTTCATATTACGCAACAATCTATCCGAATAGTATCAATAAATTGGTTTTATCTTCTTCGGGAGGTATCGATTTATCTTTATTAAAAGGTCCGAACTTGATTGAATCTAGTCTTTCTCAAATCGAAAAAGATTCTATGAATTATTGGAACGATAAAATTGAAAAAGGTGACACTTCGCATAAAGCCCGTTTAGGACGCGGACGTGCGATGGCACCAGCTTATGTTTACGATCAGAAATTTATTCCGATTATAGCCGAAAGATTAACTCAGGGAAATTCGACAATTAATAGTTTGTTATGGTCTGATATGCAGAAAATGAATTTTGATTGTAAATCTAAACTGAAGAATTTCAAAAACCCTGTTTTAATTATTCAAGGAAAAGAAGATATTATTAGCAATGAAATTGGAGAATTAGCAAAGCAGACTTTTCCAAATTCGAAACTGATTTTATTGGAACATTCCAAACATTACGGATGGCTCGATGCAAGAGAAAAGTATTTCTCGGATATTAATTCATTTTTAAAATCATAA
- a CDS encoding TIGR00266 family protein, whose product MQAHEIDYQIFGEEMQYVEIELDPQEIVIAEAGSFMMMENNIQMETIFGDGSQQQGSGLFGKLLNAGKRVLTGESLFMTAFLNQGNTKSKVSFASPYPGKILPIDLTQFQGKFICQKSSFLCAAKGVSVGIEFSQKLGRGLFGGEGFIMQKIEGDGMAFVHSGGTMAKKELAHGEVLKVDTGCIIGFTKDVDYDIEFIGGIKNSIFGGEGLFYATLKGPGTVYIQSLPFSRLADRIIASAPRSGGNSREEGSLLGGLGNLLDGDNRF is encoded by the coding sequence ATGCAAGCGCACGAAATAGATTACCAGATTTTTGGAGAGGAAATGCAATATGTCGAGATAGAGCTAGATCCACAAGAAATTGTAATTGCCGAAGCCGGCAGTTTTATGATGATGGAAAACAATATCCAAATGGAAACCATTTTTGGAGACGGTTCTCAGCAACAAGGCTCAGGTTTGTTTGGCAAACTTTTAAATGCAGGAAAAAGAGTTCTTACAGGTGAAAGTTTGTTTATGACCGCATTTTTAAATCAAGGCAATACCAAAAGCAAAGTTTCATTTGCATCGCCTTATCCTGGAAAAATTCTTCCGATTGATTTAACCCAATTTCAAGGCAAGTTTATCTGTCAAAAAAGTTCATTTTTATGCGCTGCCAAAGGCGTTTCTGTCGGAATAGAATTCTCTCAGAAATTAGGTCGCGGATTATTTGGCGGTGAAGGTTTTATCATGCAAAAAATTGAAGGAGACGGAATGGCATTTGTACATTCTGGAGGAACAATGGCCAAAAAAGAACTGGCTCATGGAGAAGTCCTAAAAGTAGATACGGGATGCATTATTGGCTTTACCAAAGATGTAGATTATGATATTGAATTTATTGGAGGAATTAAGAATTCAATTTTTGGTGGCGAAGGATTATTTTATGCCACTTTAAAAGGTCCTGGAACGGTTTACATTCAATCGCTCCCTTTCTCTAGATTGGCTGACAGAATTATTGCTTCGGCGCCAAGATCTGGCGGAAACAGTCGCGAAGAAGGGAGTCTTCTTGGCGGATTAGGAAATCTCTTGGACGGTGACAATAGATTTTAA
- a CDS encoding aminopeptidase P family protein: MKYHQINSALFVKNRRKFMAEMKPNSVAVFNSNDIYPVSADSTLPFAQHRDIFYLSGVDQEESVLLLFPDAPYEHQREMLFLRETNDHIAVWEGEKLTKERAFQVSGIRTVYWLQDFHKVLNEMMTYADTMYINTNEHYRATVETETREARFVKWWKERYPAHNVAKSNPILQRLRSVKESEEIDLIQHACDITEKGFRRLLGFVKPNVTEYEIEAELAHEFIRNRSKGFAYTPIIASGNNANVLHYIENNQQCKEGDLILLDVAAEYANYSSDMTRTIPVSGRFSDRQKAVYNAVLRVKNEATKMLTPGTLWKQYHVEVGKIMTSELLGLGLIDKADVQNENPEWPAYKKYFMHGTSHHLGLDTHDYGLLHEPMKANMVFTVEPGIYIPAEKFGIRLEDNVVVQEKGEPFNLMRNIPVEADEIETLMNE, from the coding sequence ATGAAATATCATCAAATAAACAGCGCTCTTTTTGTAAAAAACCGCAGAAAGTTCATGGCTGAAATGAAACCTAACTCTGTTGCCGTATTCAACTCAAATGACATTTATCCAGTTAGTGCCGACAGTACTTTGCCTTTTGCACAACACAGAGATATTTTTTACCTGAGTGGTGTTGATCAGGAAGAAAGCGTTTTGCTTTTGTTTCCAGATGCTCCTTACGAGCACCAAAGAGAAATGCTTTTCTTGAGAGAAACCAATGATCACATTGCGGTTTGGGAAGGTGAAAAACTAACTAAAGAACGTGCTTTTCAGGTTTCTGGAATTAGAACGGTTTATTGGCTACAAGATTTTCATAAAGTTCTGAATGAAATGATGACGTATGCCGATACAATGTACATCAATACCAACGAACATTACCGCGCTACAGTTGAAACTGAAACTCGCGAAGCTCGTTTTGTAAAATGGTGGAAAGAACGTTATCCAGCACACAACGTTGCAAAAAGCAACCCGATTTTACAAAGGCTTCGTTCTGTAAAAGAAAGCGAAGAAATCGATTTGATTCAGCATGCTTGCGATATTACAGAAAAAGGTTTCCGTAGATTGTTAGGATTCGTAAAACCAAATGTTACCGAATATGAAATCGAAGCTGAATTGGCTCACGAATTCATCAGAAACCGTTCTAAAGGTTTTGCTTATACGCCAATTATTGCTTCTGGAAACAATGCAAATGTTTTACACTATATCGAAAACAATCAGCAATGTAAAGAAGGCGACTTGATTTTACTTGATGTTGCTGCAGAATATGCTAACTATTCAAGCGATATGACAAGAACAATTCCAGTTTCTGGACGTTTTTCTGATCGTCAAAAAGCAGTTTATAATGCTGTTTTGAGAGTAAAAAACGAAGCTACAAAAATGCTTACGCCTGGAACGCTTTGGAAACAATATCATGTTGAAGTAGGTAAAATTATGACTTCTGAATTACTTGGTCTAGGTTTAATAGACAAAGCCGATGTTCAGAACGAAAATCCAGAATGGCCAGCTTACAAAAAATATTTCATGCATGGAACTTCTCACCATTTAGGACTTGACACGCATGATTACGGATTGCTTCACGAACCAATGAAAGCGAATATGGTTTTCACAGTTGAGCCAGGAATTTACATTCCAGCAGAAAAATTCGGAATCCGTTTAGAAGACAATGTTGTGGTTCAAGAAAAAGGAGAGCCGTTTAACTTAATGAGAAACATTCCTGTTGAAGCAGACGAGATCGAAACGTTGATGAATGAATAA
- a CDS encoding ferritin, which yields MKDLLRTSTSLVEGIENILNLQAKIESDASNKYLAMAAWLDRNGYANTASYLYKQAEEEREHFLKVFKYITDMGGIAITPSVPEVQQEFASFREVFEIALQNEIAVTQAINKVIAKCRAENDYATEDFMMWYVAEQREEEKNARRALELFELINGNEADGKFQLDVQISKIG from the coding sequence ATGAAAGATTTACTAAGAACAAGTACTTCATTAGTTGAAGGAATCGAAAATATATTGAACTTACAGGCAAAAATAGAAAGCGACGCTTCAAACAAATATTTAGCTATGGCAGCATGGTTAGATAGAAACGGTTACGCAAATACAGCGTCTTATTTGTACAAGCAAGCCGAAGAAGAAAGAGAGCATTTTCTAAAAGTTTTCAAATATATTACCGACATGGGAGGGATTGCAATAACACCATCTGTTCCAGAAGTGCAACAAGAATTTGCTTCTTTTAGAGAAGTATTTGAAATTGCCTTGCAAAACGAAATTGCAGTTACTCAAGCAATCAATAAAGTAATCGCAAAATGTAGAGCGGAGAATGATTATGCTACTGAAGACTTTATGATGTGGTATGTAGCTGAGCAAAGAGAAGAAGAGAAAAACGCAAGAAGAGCTTTAGAGCTTTTTGAATTAATCAACGGAAATGAAGCTGATGGAAAGTTCCAATTGGATGTTCAGATTTCAAAAATCGGATAA